A portion of the Homalodisca vitripennis isolate AUS2020 chromosome 2, UT_GWSS_2.1, whole genome shotgun sequence genome contains these proteins:
- the LOC124355580 gene encoding uncharacterized protein LOC124355580, whose translation METSGAEPYSHITCSAYGRTFQDKEHYDIPGQCSRNVCMGENIWSLNPCDDVGTPFGWTLIPDDPTMPYPQCCAHAVPPQSIFQELVDEIQWNDIQEESYDSGGVNAGLGNKQPPTQVRSQPEVKLCSGANRMVHAGHGGP comes from the exons ATATTACTTGCTCTGCTTATGGAAGAACATTCCAGGACAAGGAACATTACGATATTCCCGGTCAATGTTCCAGGAATGTCTGCATGGGTGAGAACATATGGTCTCTGAATCC atgtGATGACGTTGGAACACCTTTCGGTTGGACCTTAATTCCTGACGATCCGACGATGCCATACCCGCAGTGTTGTGCACACGCGGTTCCTCCGCAGAGCATTTTCCAAGAATTAGTGGACGAAATTCAGTGGAATGACATCCAGGAGGAATCTTATGATAGTGGAGGAGTCAATGCGGGGCTGGGCAACAAGCAGCCTCCTACTCAAGTGAGGAGTCAACCGGAAGTGAAACTATGCAGCGGAGCCAACAGGATGGTACATGCTGGTCATGGTGGACCCTGA